The following is a genomic window from Neurospora crassa OR74A linkage group III, whole genome shotgun sequence.
AGATCCATGCCTTCTTGTCGGTAATAGGTGGCCGCCAGGCCTAGGTTTCCGGTGTCTTGGATGATCCGGATTCCAGGCCGATGGTGGTCTAAGCTTAAGAATTGGATGTTGAAAAGGATGCTTCGCGGTAGTAGGATGGTGTACGAGGCTGTAGAGGACGAGAATTTTCCGTCGTTTCCGTCCCTCTGGCGCCCGTTAAATGGAACGTAAGCAGACTGACTTCAGTCATCAGCCCGGCTTGAAGCAATTAGATCGCTACCGTAAGGCATCAGGGCAAGCCAGGCCGGCCATGTACGAATGGAATAATATTTTGACAGGCGGGCATGGTGCTCGAAGGTTGTGACGACGATTTGCAAGCCTGCCCTTTGCCTCGAAGTCCAGGTTCAACAATCAAGCGTGACTGCCTGTGTATCCAACTTGATCgaatgttgttgttttgcgAGACAACAACATCGAAATAGCAGGCTGAGACCTAACCCAGCAAAGCAAGCCCCGGTCTCTCAGCATCGGAAGTGCAAAACCAGGACGGACATGGCGACGCGTGTGTGGGTTTCGTGATCGGAAACTCTTGTCAAGTTCGTGAATCTAGGGTTTCGCTACTCAGAAACTTGATACAAGCCATAATGAATTCGTCAGGTCGGCGCTAGAAGCTGGAGGTTGCTCAGGGCGAGTCAGCTCGGGACTGGCTGAAGCCTGTAGGGCCGAAATTGAAGAAGACATGATTTGGAGTAAGGATTACGCTAGTGTTGAGAGCGGGTTAGCAGTCTCATTGCGGTCGGAACAAGGAGGTAGCGTAAGCCTCTTTTGGCTCAGTGGCTTGATGCTGGCCCAGCCCATGTCGTCAACTGGACTCGAGTGGGCAAGTGTCCAGGGAGGTGTTGAGGGGAAGCAGGGCAGGAGGGCAAAAATAGCAGGTTCCAAGATCAAAGGGAGGATGATCCGCGTCACCCGTGTCTTGATCCTCCTTGGGCTGCCTGATCGCTCGAGGCAGGTAGGGAGTACGGTTTCGATTTCGATCCCTTCAAGGGGTTTGGTGGGTTTTGTCCTTGGAAAATTCAATTGAGGAACTTGGGTGGACTCCAAGGACCTGCAGGGAAACCCCCGTCTTGCCGACTGCAGATTGTGGATGCGGGGATTCGGAGACGACTGCGATTCGTTGGCCgggctggtggtgttgagccACAAGCCGGCGTTGGAGAGGTTGTTGAAAAGGGAACGAATGGCTGAATCGAGGGAAAGGAACAAGGAGATTGCGTGCGGGTTGGTAGGTTGGAAAGAGACTGGTTGGAATTGGGCAAGCGGATGCCCCTGGAGGGAAAAGCGAATGGCCCGACAGCCAAACACAAGGGCTGTTCAAGCTAATGACACCATGGACATGCCAGGCGTAAGGAAGGAGTGGGCCGGGGGAGCAACCGGGGCTCGCGGGGCAGGAACGTCTCAGATCTGTCGCAGGAGGCAGTCGCACACCACCCTACTTGCAGCACTCTATGTCTAGGTAGCCCCGCATGGCCCGATGTCACCATTGGTACCTTTCTTGGCACGCACCAAAAGAGACGCGTTCACCTCAACCGCCTCCAGACCTCTTGCCTTCGTTGTGTAGGTAAGCGGGGTGAAGACGGGAACCTCAAGGCGCTCTTGTGCGCAATCATCCGCCCGCATTCCAAATTCCCCGTTGGATGAGTGACCTCCaacatacctacatacatgTTGTACAGTTGGTGATACtgtatccatccatccatctctcgAGTTCGCATTTCCAGGTCTCACCACCTTACCTTGCGAATAGTCCACCACCAGCCGCCTCTAGCTCcagagaagtggaaggactCAACAGGAATTAGCGGTCCGAATGACCACTCCGGTCAAAACAGAAAAGCTGTTTGGAAGTCATGTCAGAGACAAGTAATCACCCCACGATCGTCAATTGGACCACATCTGGACAGCCGCCGATGGGGGGTTTTTCTCTCTAGCGCGCTTCTCACCCACACTGCGCATGCCCCGTCAATTTCCTCAAAGCAGTGAAAACACTACCCCATTTTGTTTCGCCCTGATCTCCTCTGCCATGGCATAGATCTAGACTATACTTCTTGGGGTcaaaaaaacaacaacggTCCGTCTGTGCGCTGCCTGCGCATCATAAGCAATTTCCAAGAATAGCTTCAAGTTTCCCGATTCCCAAAGTCGGAGGATCAAGGCTTCAAGACTACAACTTCATCGCCCCGCCTGATCGCCAGTTGCTTCCCACCCTTTCTGCCGCTCGGACGCTAGTGTTTCTTCTAGAGACATTCCACGTCCTTGATCAGTGGAGCTTCCCAGAAAATCCGCTCCAACGCCAGCGCAGTTGTTCTTCCGCTTCGGCGCGCCACGCATAACAACGAGCGCCGTTTTGGGAAGTTGTTTGCCGTTTAGCCATAAGGGAACTCGCTGTCTATAGCTCCGAGCTTATGTAAATCATGGCGGACAATATTTCACGCATGACGGCATCCTTCTGTCTCTCCGCCCATGTACGGCCCAGGTATCGACGAGTGTTCCTGTAGGGCAAATGCTCACCGCCAGGGATCACAGTATGCGTCTCGCGGGTTTACCGAGACCACCAAGACGAGAACCACTTCCGGCAAGAAACCACGTTGTTTTCGTGGCTCACGTCATGGCAATCGCGGGTTGTGGTGAAAACGCATGTCTATGGCCGAAGAGTACAAGGAAAGACGCTCAAGCCAGAGCTTCGGACTATGAACGCAAACAGACGTATATTCCGCCTACTTAATGTCTTGACAGTACGCATGGCTTGCTTCCCAACGCAGGAACCATATGCTCGGATGACTCATTTGAGTGTCCCATGGCTCTCGCTCACGTTGATATACCTTGATCCAATTGGTCATGCTGGCGCAAGTGTAAAATCACAGTTCACCAATGACCCGACACTCGGTGTTTCCAGTACGAGAAAGCATTAAAGCTATGTCAACAGTCTCCTGAAAAGGCAAGTTGATCCATGACCAATCGACGGAATCAGTTGAACCGGCATCTCTATACAGTTAAGTGTCTACATACCTTCTAGATGACGGGATCCTAGCCTGGTTCGATCCATGTCCGGGCCTCTGCGCTCGAACATCAGCTCCCGTTCAGACGAATCAGATAAGATGAAGTACTTTTTCTCACGGAAAATATTGTTGAGGTCAGGGGAATGGGGATATGCTCGCTGTTTTGGTTCAAGTGTCTGGAAACCTTCAGCACTTGATGTCGTTCACACTCTCGGGAGGCCGCCGGATAATACCACGATAAGTTTCCATGCTTGTACCGAGCTGATGTAACGCCAGGGTCTTCTGTCTTGGGAGACAAGATAGTCCGTGGAAAGGGGCAGAGCATGGATTACTGGTACACGCATTACCGTTACAGGTAGTAATAATGCTGGAAACATGGAAGCGGAAACAACAAGTGAGTATCGTAAAAGTCCATGTGTTCACAATCAATAACATAACTTCTTCTTACGGGACAGACCCAAAGAAATcgtttcttcctcttcacagATCACATCACTGTCATAGTGAATAGTACCTCATATCAGATCGAAACTATGATGAACTGGCTGGGGCAGCCATAAACAACACTCGCTCGTTGATGATCAGGTCAATGAGGTTGGAAGTCCCTAAGCACAGTATACTCAGAATTGCGATCTCGAAGGCGAATATCACCAATTGTTCCGATAGACCGAGCAAGAAATGCTGAGATATGCTATCCCGCCCCATATGTCCTCATTTTTAAAGGCAGAAGGAATTCCTCAAAGATCCAGTAACTGGCCCCTCCTTAATTAGGAGCCACACAAACTGGATTCCAAATGTGAAGCGACTATATTCAGGATTGAGGTTTGATTCCGTTAGATAAGCAAGAGATTTTATCTAAGCTGTCTCACAAGTTGCAAGAAGCCATCTTGTAGCCTCCATTAGCGCTGGCACATAATCCGGATGGTTtaccatcttcatcatcttgaGTCATGTAGTCTCCGTCTGGACAAGTGTGATGTTTCTTGGTATCTGCGTAAAAGAGCTGTGTAGCTCATGGAAGAAGTAAGAGGTTAAATAGCCTTCTCAAAGCTTTCATAAGCAAGACTCGAACGAGCATTTGATAAAGGGAAGCTGGATCCCATGCTTATCTTGATGTAATGCCCTCCTATTACGACCCAGTTTCAGTGCAGTTAGTTGACCAGTTTCCAAGTGATGACTACGTACCTATATCTGGACACAGACCTCTCGATGCTGCCCTCCCGCCCGTTCTTTATCCCAACTTTTCAATAACTGGGCCTGTGACCTAGAGGGCATAGCCCATGACCTAGCACCTGCAGGAGGGTATATGTGTCTTTTTCCCCCGTCATCACTTCCGTGGCAAGCTGGTTGGATGGCGTAGCTGGCAGTTACGGTTGTCGCCCGCTCCTTTACGTTCCTCCCTtccgctcctccttctttctcccgAACCCGCGCGTTCAATCCACAGCTGTACAGCCACTCACTACTTTTTctcgattttttttttttctgtttttcttgtttttttttcttccctcgaCGTAACTGCTCTGCATTTACTTTTCTCTTTACACTCTCTTGTTATTGCTGTCTGTCATGCGTTATCCCCAAATCGAATAAAAGTATGCGTTCAAGGACAGGGCTTTGGACATCGATGGTCACATGGATGCTGGAAGCAAATTTCGGGGCCACGGTTATTGTTCAACAATTATTAAGTCTTCCAATTAGTCCTGTTGGCGACAATTGACATGAATTGGCCACGCCTTGACTTCCAGCCATTATGTCGAGTACCCGAATGCAACGATGCACAACGAAGTGTCTCTCTTGGCCATTTTCCCCTCATCACATTCAACAATCTCATGCCGCATGTGAACAGCAGAAGTTATTATTCAATATGGAATACTATTTCCCAATTCCTACCTATCAGAGAAAATCTCCATCTTTCGGTCTATCTTGAAACAACCAGGTCGACGAACATGTCATTCCAGTCCCGAACACTCCCGACGCCACACACCCTCACCTCAACAGACTCGAAACCTCcactttccccttctccacCGAGTCACGGACACTACAATGTCCGGGCCCCCACCGAGTATTGTATAGCAGGCCCCATCCCTCATTACTTCTGGTTATTGATCCTCTTCCATACCTCactctccgcctccgccaccTTCGCCCCAGCATCCTGAATCCATTTCTTCGCCGAGTTCCAGACcccttcgtcgtcgtcatcaccaccgtgaccgtgaccgtGACCTCCTTGAGAAGCAGCATATTCGTGCGCTGCACGCTGCGCCTGGTTCATATCCGACGCCATGGCATCTTGTTGGTACCCGGGAGGGTGAGAGaggtctcctcctccggatCCAGATCCAGCTCCAGGTCTGGGTCCAAGTCCAAGCTCAGTTGGGGAAGCACCAGCAGGGAGATAGGTCGGAAGGGTTCTCGTGGGAGGGGgtgggatggtggtggtggtagacgTTCCGTGTTGGGAGTAGTGGTAAGAAGCGGTTGGTGGGGGGATGGACATTTGGTGCGGTGGACTGGTTATTGGGCcaggtggtgctggtgctgccggATTTCCTGGGTAGTACTGAGATGACGGTTGCGGGGGGAGATGGGCGTATTCGACGTCTTGCCCTTGGGTGGTTGCTGTGCCAGTCCCCGCGGTTTGGGCGGGAAGACTCGGGACTGCTCCGGGCtggggaggtggaggcgTCCGGTCGGAGATGAGGTAGGTGGGCGTAGGCTGGTTGAGAGTGGCGGTCCCGGTGGGTTGGGGATCGGGGTTGGCGTTGGGAACCGTTCCTGAGCTTGACTGCCCCTCTGGAGTTGCGGTCTTGGTGTCCTGCGGATCAGACGCTTTTGCTGCGTTGATGGGGCTGTGGATGTGCAAGTTTATCGGAGGCATATTTTCAAGTGGCTTGATGCCTAAGATCGTGAGAATGTAAACAGGATGTGCGGTCAATGAAGCCGAGTGAATCACTGGATGGTGTGAAAGTATGTCAGTTGTAGTGAGATGTTAGTACATTTGATTCCTCGTGGGCGGGGTTATCCAAAGATATGAATAAACGCCAGATGTGTAACGTGGCCGTTCTAAGGTGTAGGTAAGTTGTCTCAGTTTGCGCTTTATTATCGTATCGTTGCCTGCTGACTGGTCATTAATTACACTTGCCAAAAGGGACAGATGCGCTTGCGCGAGACACTCGCGATTCGCGAAACGGTCGTTAAGCTGCTGTGAGCAATGCCGATCAGGAAACGACGTCATTGTCAGCTGGCAGGTCAAGGTCGATTGCCGGCCGCGAATGGTTAACTGCACGGCAAGGGCGCTGACTGCAGCTGGCCTAAGTTGATTtccactagaggtaggtattgaACGGCGGcctttgtttgtttgttcgaGACGAGCCTCAAAGTAAAGAACGTGATTCAACATCGGTCTGTATGCGGCCTTGATGCACTGGCTGTTGCACGATCAACATGTGGATGTCAGCCTCAGTTTCTGACTTCTGAAGTCGAGACTTGTCGTGATCCAGGTAAGCTCGGATATGCAAGCAGATTGTGTGAGCAAAAGGAGCGAAATTCAAGTGAACGCTGCAAGTGTGAATGCAGTCGAAAAAAGTCCATCGGTGCTGTCGAGGTGAACCTCACTCCGCGGTCGCAGCCCGGAATGGCACGAACAGCTCCATTGGAACCCCCCCTGCTCAGCCTTTCAAAGAAGCTAAACCTGGACTGCGTTAGCGCGGTACTGGAAACCCCACGACGGACCAGGGACAACGGGGTACCTTGACTGGGGAGTGCATGTCTGGCCAGCCTCGCAGGACGAATAACGCTGTGGATGGTTTCCAAAACATTTGTCTATCGTGTAGTGTTGAGTGCACCGGCCGCCAAACTCAATCAACCCCCAATTTATCGGACTGAACCGTCCGAATCAAGGCGAACCAAGAGAACACAGACGAGGCCCACGTCCGCCATCAGCATTCCCGGCCGGCCGACCGCACCGCCGCAACTCCCACTTtacctcaacaccaaaacaCGGAATCGGTACATCGACAGCAGCATCATCAAtatcaccacctccacttGGCGCGCACTTGCGGAAAACGTCCCGCTACACCGTGACCGCCACCGCGTTAATAGATCAACAAAGCGCGTGATCTTTCGACTATAGGTCTACCGCGCGTCTAAACCACTCGATTGGCATATCTAGGGAGGCATCAACATTTCAGTATGGTCGGGAAAGTCAGCGAACGCGTCCTCCTTCGGGAAGGTAGGTGCTCTCGCTCTTCTACCAATGCCTCTTTATGTTCAGTCACTGATAGCCACGGTCAGGGTTGGAGCGCACCGACAATGGCATGAAGCAGACAAGTTGGCCCGACGTCGTTCCCATCAACCAAAAGAACTATTACACGTACGGATCCTACCCTCACTTCGCGTCCTATTCCTCGCCAACGAAAAAGTCCAGCATGCTGACAATGCCTTCGCAGTGATTACATGAAGCGGGATGACCAGATCCTTTCGCTCAGACTCCAGAGTGAACTGAACAGAGACCGGCTTGTACAAAGTGCCAAGGACCGCGATCGCGCCCTCAACTACACCAATGGCGAAGTGCCTCTCCCTCTCGACGAGCTACAGGGCGATGATGGGCCGACCACCACAGCCTATGCCGACCCGTCCAAGGTCATCGTTATACACCCCGGAAGTCAAAACCTCAGAATCGGGTTTGCGAGCGACGCGCTTCCGAAAACCATCCCTATGGTCCTCGCGACAAAGTACCCCCAGACCGAGTCGGAGATGTACGAAGCGCTACCGAGGAGGCAGTTCGAAGCTAGGACAAATGAGCAGCAATACGGCGAAGACTGGTCCAAGAAGTACCAAAAAATGTGCAACGACCTCAAGACCGACATGCGCGCAAACAGGCGCAAGGTTCTCCCCAACTCAAAAGATCTGGTTCTCAACTTCAACCGCCGAACAGAAGCGGAAGTCATCTCTACCCACAATGACCCCCTTCAAGTAGACTGGACCGATGTCAAGACTCTGGAGGACCCGGATTCGAACGCTTCCGTGTTCATTGGACAACAGGCGTTACGCATTCCGGACGATTCCAACCCCAAATTCAAGCTATGGTGGCCGATACAGCACGGCTGGATGAATGAAGACGACTATCCCACAAAAGCCCATCTATTCAACGACATCGAAACCCTACTTGATCGCGCCTTACGCTATGATTTGGGTCTGAAGCGAAGTACCGAATGGAAGCAGTATAGCTGCGTCTTCGTCATCCCAGATTTGTACGACAAGAAGTATGTGGAGCAAATATTACACCTGTGCGTGGAGTGGTTCGAGTTCAGCAAGATTTCCTTCATACAAGAAAGTATGGCGGCTTCATTCGGTGCCGGCTACACACAGGCCTGTGTTGTCGACGTCGGCGCACAAAAGACGTCCATCACCTGTGTTGAGGATGGACTGTGCATCGAGGACTCTCGCATCAACCTGAAATTTGGCGGTTACGATGTTACCGAAACTTTCATCAAGATGATGCTTTACGACAACTTCCCCTACCAGGAAATCAATCTACGCCGAAGATACGACTTCTTGTTAGCCGAAGAGTTGAAGATCAAGTACTGCACGCTATCACAAGCCAACATATCCGTCCAGAACTCCGATTTCCACGTGCGCGCCCCTAACCAGCCCACTCGCAAATACCAGTTCAAATTCTACGATGAGGTTATCCTGGCCCCTATGGGATTCTATGACCCTTCCATCTTCGACAACAGCACCAAGCTCAGAGGCAGGAGGAAGCTCATCGAGAGGTCGTATAACGCCTACGATGTAGAAGTCCCAGATGACCCTACATCAGCTGCCCAGTTCGCCGTCCTATCCCATATCGCTCCCAGCCTTAATGCACACACCCTTGCGGGAGCGTTGAATGATCTTGCTACGCCTGGCAAGGAGAAGCCGCTGTCATTCAATTTCTTGGCGCGCGGCGACACCGCGGCTGGAACCCCTGGCACATCAAAGGCGCCATCGCCTGCTCCTGGAGAGGGCACCGGCACTCCCGTTCCACCGCCGTTCGTCTTCGGAGCAGGCGGCGGTAGTCCCGCCCCCAGTGGACGGAATGGCACTACCCCAGTCCCCACGAGTGGGGCCGCTGCGGCCCCCAATGGCACTGGCGCCGGCAGCAACACATTAGCTGTCCCCGGCATGCCAGCCGAGGCCATTCAGCGCACTCCGAAGTCAATGGCCGCAGAGCGTGACGCTGTGCTGCCAGTAGTTCCTCTTGACATCGCCATCATGACCAGCATTCAGAACGCCGCCAAGggtgatgagaagaaggtcaGGGAGCTGATGGGAAGCATCATGGttattggtggtggtgccaagATCCCGCACTTTGCGCCCTATCTTgaggagaagctcaaggcACGTCGTCCGGACCTGTCAGAGCGGATCTTGGTGAGCAGGAGCGCGAGGGAGATGGACGAACAAGTCGTTGTTTGGAAGGGAGCGAGCGTCTTTGCGAAGCTGTCGACCAACGATTCGTGGATTACGAACTATGAGTACAAAATGCTGGGGTCCAGGGTCATCTACCACAAGGCGCTGTGGCAGTACTGATTGGTCTCTCTGTCATCATGTGATTCCTTGGGGTTTAGGCAGGGCTGGATAGAACATGTATACGTTTtgctttgttttgtttttcctgGGTGCAACAGATATGGATGGTTGTTGTGCGAAACAGCTAGGTACCATGGAATGGAGTTTACGGGCGTCATAGACAGGTGATAAGAAGAGGTGGCACTGTATGGTCAAAAACCTGAAGATGGCTGTGGATTTTACAAAAATTTGCTCAGTCCCGAGTGTTAGAGACTGCACAGATGTTTTTCGAACCGCGAATCTTGGAGCCATGGTGTTGATCAACGTCTGTAAAACCTCAGAATGCCGACCGAGTTGTAGGAAGATCATTCCACAGACTCGGCTCAACAGCGGCCTCAAAGAAAGAGGCACAAGACAAGACGTGGCACCCCACTTGAGGAAAGCTTGATTGTACCTATAACGACAGGGGGTCCTTTTTTCAGGGGCTCCATCCCACCAAAAAAACCAACCGTGGATTGGCTGGCGCATCGTGAAGCTGGGGGAGGCTTACCGTAGGCAGTGTACCTTCTTGATGTATCTCTAGCGCACTACCTAGTGTACAGCCGTTCGATGGCCGATGCAAA
Proteins encoded in this region:
- the arp-8 gene encoding chromatin remodeling complex subunit — translated: MVGKVSERVLLREGLERTDNGMKQTSWPDVVPINQKNYYTDYMKRDDQILSLRLQSELNRDRLVQSAKDRDRALNYTNGEVPLPLDELQGDDGPTTTAYADPSKVIVIHPGSQNLRIGFASDALPKTIPMVLATKYPQTESEMYEALPRRQFEARTNEQQYGEDWSKKYQKMCNDLKTDMRANRRKVLPNSKDLVLNFNRRTEAEVISTHNDPLQVDWTDVKTLEDPDSNASVFIGQQALRIPDDSNPKFKLWWPIQHGWMNEDDYPTKAHLFNDIETLLDRALRYDLGLKRSTEWKQYSCVFVIPDLYDKKYVEQILHLCVEWFEFSKISFIQESMAASFGAGYTQACVVDVGAQKTSITCVEDGLCIEDSRINLKFGGYDVTETFIKMMLYDNFPYQEINLRRRYDFLLAEELKIKYCTLSQANISVQNSDFHVRAPNQPTRKYQFKFYDEVILAPMGFYDPSIFDNSTKLRGRRKLIERSYNAYDVEVPDDPTSAAQFAVLSHIAPSLNAHTLAGALNDLATPGKEKPLSFNFLARGDTAAGTPGTSKAPSPAPGEGTGTPVPPPFVFGAGGGSPAPSGRNGTTPVPTSGAAAAPNGTGAGSNTLAVPGMPAEAIQRTPKSMAAERDAVLPVVPLDIAIMTSIQNAAKGDEKKVRELMGSIMVIGGGAKIPHFAPYLEEKLKARRPDLSERILVSRSAREMDEQVVVWKGASVFAKLSTNDSWITNYEYKMLGSRVIYHKALWQY